CCACTGGCCATCGGCGAAGAGGACACCATTGCCCATGGCGTGGACGCGGAGCTCGACGAATTGCGCGAGTTGCGTGATGGCGGCAAGGACGCCATTGCCACGATTCAGCAGCAGGAGCGCGCGCGCACCGGCATTGCCTCACTCAAGGTGGGGTACAACAAGGTGTTCGGATATTACCTCGAAATATCGAACGCCAACCGGCATCTGGTCCCCGACGACTATCAGCGGCGACAGACGCTGACGGGTGCCGAGCGGTACGTCACGCCGGCGCTCAAGACATACGAGGAAAAGGTGTTGAGTGCGGCGGAGCGCATCGAAACGCGCGAGCGTGAATTGTTCGATGCGCTGCGCCGTGACGTGGGCGGGGCGGTGGCGCGCTGGCAGGAGGTGGCGCGCCGCGTGGCCACCATCGACGTGCTGGCGGCCTTTGCCGACGTGGCCGAGCGTGAACACTATGTGCGGCCCGAGTTGCACGAGGGCTTCGCGCTTGATATCGTGGCCGGCCGACATCCGGTGGTGGAGCGCATGATGCCGCGGGAGAAGTTCATTCCCAACGATCTGCAGCTCAGCGACGAGGCGCAGCTCATCGTGCTGACCGGTCCCAACATGGCCGGCAAGAGCACCATTTTGCGGCAGATCGGGCTCATTCAGTTGCTGGCGCAGGTCGGTGCCTATGTACCGGCGCGTCGGGCGCGACTGCCCATTGTCGATCGCGTGTTCACGCGGGTGGGGGCGAGCGACAATCTCGTGCGCGGTCAGTCCACATTCATGGTGGAGATGAGCGAGACGAGCGCCATTCTGCACACGGCCACGAGGCATTCGCTGGTGCTGCTCGACGAAATCGGTCGTGGCACCAGCACCTACGACGGCGTGAGCATCGCGTGGAGTGTGAGTGAGCATCTGCACGACGCCATCGGCTGCAAGACGGTGTTTGCCACGCACTATCACGAACTCACGCAGCTCGAGAGCGAACTGGCCGGTGTCAAAAACTTCACAGTGGCCGTGCGTGAAGTGGGCGATCAGGTGCTGTTCCTGCACCGACTCATTCCGGGCGGCGCCGACCGGTCGTACGGCATCGAGGTGGGTCGTCTGGCCGGTCTGCCGGCCCCGGTGATCTCGCGGGCCAAGGAAGTGCTGGCCTTGCTCGAGGGCGAGGGCGAGCAGATGGCCGCGCGTCTCACCGCCGAGGGCATGCAGGCGCCGCTCAGTACGCGTCGCCGCGGCCCGCGACTCAAGCATCAGCGGCATGTCGACCAGTTGGGCTTCTTCGAGGCGCCGTCCGCGTCCGATCCGGCGCTGGCGCAACTCGCTGACGCCGTGGAAGCGCTCGACCCCGAGCACATGACGCCCATGCAGGCCTTGAGTACGCTGGCCTCGCTCAAGGAATCCCTGCACAAGAAGGCGTCGGTCTGATGCCACGAACGGCCGCGCTGCCGCGTGAGACTGGCGCGCCCCCGCGTCCCAGCAAGGCGGACCTGGCGGCGGCGGTGCACAAGACGGTGCCGGACCTCGTGGCACCAGGTCTCAGCGTGCTGTTCTGCGGCATCAATCCGGGCCTCTATACGGCGGCCCTTGGCCACCACTTTGCGCGGCCCGGCAATCGCTTCTGGCCGGCCCTGCACGGCGCCGGCTTCACACCGCGGCTCTTCAAGCCGTGGGAAGAACGCGAGTTGTTGCCGCTGGGCTACGGCATCACCAACATGGTGGCACGCACCACGGCGGCCGCGTCTGAACTCACCGCCGACGAATACGTGGCTGGCGGACAGCGGCTCACGCGTTTGGTGCGCGACTATCAGCCGCGCGTGGTGGCGTTCATGGGGATCGGGGCGTACCGTACCGCATTCGCGCGGCCCAAGGCGCAACTCGGCCTGCAGCCGGAACGCCTGGCCGAGGCCGCGCTGTGGGCCTTGCCCAGCCCCAGCGGTCTCAATGCCAACCACTCGCTTGCCGATCTGATCGCGCTGCTTCGTGCACTACGCGACTGGGTCACCACCTCCTGACCGTTCGGACCTTCCGCATGCCCATTCTTTCCACGCTGCGTCGCTCGCGCGCAGCTTCGCTCATGATTCTGTTCGCGACGCTGGGCCTCGTGGGCACGGCTGGCGCCTTCGGTGCATGCAGCGACACGGAGCGTGCGGCCGACGATACGGCGCCGGATTCCACCAGCGCGCCCATCGTGCGCACCCCCACGTACGGTTACGAGATCGTGGCCACGTATCCGCACGATCCCAAGGCGTTCACGCAGGGTTTGCAGTGGCATGACGGGCGCCTGTTCGAAAGCACCGGACAAGTGAAGGAATCAAATCTTCGCGAGGTGGAACTGACCACCGGTCGCGTGCTGCGTCAGCAGGATCTCGAGGAGCCGTACTTCGGCGAGGGCATTGTCATTCTGGGTGATGAGCTGTTTCAGATCACCTGGCAGAATGGCAAGGCGTTCACCTACAACCCCAAGACCTTTGCTCGGCAGAAGACCTTCAGCTACGACGGCGAAGGCTGGGGACTGACCACCGACGGTTCGGCGGTCATCATGAGCAACGGGTCGAGCACCCTCATCTACCGCGACCCGGCCACCTTCAAGGCGCTCAAGGCCATTACGGTCACCGACAAGGGCGTGCCGGTGTCGCAGCTCAACGAGCTCGAATGGGTGAAGGGCGAGATCTGGGCCAATGTGTGGCAGAGCGAACAGATCGCGCGCATCGATCCGGCCACGGGCAACGTGCTCGGCTGGATTGACCTGACGGGCATCCTGCCAGCCATGGACCGCTCGGGCAACGAAGACGTGCTCAACGGCATCGCGTATGACGCCGCGCAGGATCGCATCTTCGTGACGGGCAAATACTGGTCCCGGCTCTTCCACATCCGCCTTACACCCAAGTCGTAAGGCGTCGGTCTCCGGTACGTCAGCGCAGTCGCACGAGGCTGATGCGCACGTCAGTCGGTGGCGCTGCCCCGTTTGCGCCCACGGAGATGACCGCACGCTGGCCGGCCGGCACCGAGAAGCGCAGGTAGCTGCTGGTGCCTCCGGCGAGTCGGATGCGTTGAGGCGAGCCACCCAGTAGTGTGCGGGTGGCAATGGGATACACGCCCAACGCCGCACCGCCACTGAAGCGCAGTCCCGGGAAGATGCTGCGGAAATTCCACGTCGGGTTGATGTAGCCCGTGGCCAGCGCGGCGGTGGTCGCGGTGCTGAAGTCATCCGCAATGAGCGACACGGTCCAATCGCGGAGATAGTCGGCAAAACGTCCCGTGGTGAGCACGCCCTGCAGGTTGCTGACGCCCACGGTGCGCGAGTTGACGAGCGCGCGCAGGAACGCGGACTCACCGGCCGCGCCCTGCCGCCCGGAGGCGAAGCGCAGGAAGTTCCAGATCGCGCCGCGTGTGGCCAGCGAATCGTTGGGCGCGTACGGTGAGTTGATTTCCGGTGCGATGAGGAAGTTGTAGAGGCGCGAGAAGTTCTGCGACGCGTAGTTGCGGAAGTTGTTCGCGCGGTCGGTCGTCCCCCCCACATCGCTCAGCGTGAGATTCTGTCGGATGGTGTAGCGCGATACGCGCAGATAGAGCAGCTCTTCCGCCACGTGCGAGAGCCCCTCGTCAAGCCAGGTCTCCTCGTTCAGTGCGGCGCCGGTGTTGACGTACAGCCGACGCGACGAGTTGATGAGGTGCTGCAGCTCATGCGCGATGGTGGTGAGGTTGAGCAGCGTCACCTCGTCCTTCGTGCGCCGGTTGCTGTTGACGACTCCATTGGGATCGGGCACGAGCAGATAGAACATCTCGTTCTCATTGCTCGCTGCGCAGGCCGGCACCCCGTTGCGCGCCGTCTTGGGATAGAGATCGCGCGCGAAGAAGAACCCGCCAATGGTGAAACCGCTGTTGGCCGGCGTAAGCGCGTTCACGGCGCGGGTGTAGAGCAGGATGATCTTGCCGTACTGACTGATGTTGCTCGGCGCGCCGAAGGCCGTGGTGTCGAGCGGGAAGACCAGCGTGTCGAAGGTGGCGAGAATGCCCGCGTACTCGGCGTCCGTGTAGCCACCCGACGGATTGTCGGTGTCGGTGGCAATGATGGCGTTGGTGCCCACCGCGGCCACGCGCGCGCTGCGCAGGTCGGCATTGCTGCAGGCACTGTTGGCGTTGACATTGAGCCGGAGCACGTCGCCCACCTTGGCTTCGGCCACGCTGCTCGGCCGCAGGCGACGCGTGGTCTCACGCTCTGCCCACCACTCCCGGGCATCGGCGGCGAGCGGCGTGAGCACGCGGCGTTCCAGGGCGCGTCGATCTGCCTCCACCTGCCAGGCCGCGTCGGCGTCGGCCGCAGTGGCCGCCTGTGGTGCCTCCATCCACCCACCGGACAGCAGGGGGCTGGTGGTTGAGCCCGCCTGAGCCGATGCCCCGAAGGACGCGGTGAGCTGGCCGGTGGTGCCCAAACCGAGTACGTCGCTCACCGTGGCGCTGCCAAACGAGGCCGACGTGGAAATCAGGGTCAGGGCGTATTCGCCATTGACGCCGTCTGGCGACTGCAGACAGAGGCGCACGGCTCCACTCGTGCTGGCCGGATGCAGCACCTGTCCAAGCGAGAGGACCTCGGGCATGAGATTGCCACAGAGACTCGAGCCCGCGGACCCTACGGTCACCGGTACCGTATCGGCGCGGCCGGCGCTTGAGGCAATGACCCCGGTTGTGCCCGGCGCCACGGCCGCCACCAGACCATTGCCGTTCACCGTGGCGACCCCGGGCTGCAAACTGGAGAAGCTGATGTCCTGATTGGGCAGGTCGTTGCCGAACTGATCGCGGACGGCGGCGCGGATACGCAGCGTATCCCCAACGCCCAGGGCCAGCGCGTCGGGTGTGGCAACCACCCGCGCTGCGGTCCCCGGCAGCACTGTGGCGGTAAAGGTAGTGGGGTTCACACCGGTCACCTGGGCGGTGAGTCGGCCGGTCCCGGCGAAGTTGCCCAACGTCCAGACCGTTGTGGCTTCACCGCGGCTGTTGGTGCTGCTGCTGGTGGGATTGGCGCTTCCGGAACCGGGACCCACATCCCAATCCACCCGACGGTTCGCCACCGGACGATTGTTGGCATCGGTGACCACCACCAGCAGCGGGGTGCTGAGGGCCGTCGCCACCACGCCCGTCTGCTGATTGCCGGCCTGTACGCGAATGTTGGTGGGAACTGGGCCGGGTCCGGCGGCATCACCTCCGCCGCCGCAGCCCGCGAGCCCAAGCGTCGCGACCAATACGGGCACAAGCCGGCGCAGAAGCCGGTGAGCCATATGTGCGTGCGCGTGTTGGGGAAGGAGGCCGAGGCGGAGAGTGCGGCGCATGTACCGGGAACGAACGGAGAAGAGAGGTCCGCGCCGATCCCGCGCTTCGCGCGAAGACCGGCCGGCGTGCGAGTCAAAGCTTGTGTCGCGGCGCCCGTCTGGCGAGAGCCAAGGGACAACTCGAGTCGGGTTGTGCAGGCCGGCGGCGGTTCGCCCCGGGATTGCCGGTGTACATTCCGACATGTCCATGGGCTCTTGCGGCGCTGGCCGTCGTGCGGGGCGGGTATTGCTGCTCCTGATTCCCCTGATGACCGCCGCCTGTTCCGAACGCACCCGGGTGGTACGATCTGGCGCTGATGGCTGGTTCCGCACGGGCCTGCCCGATGAGCAGCCGCAGATGACCAACAGCGAACTGCCATTCCGCTATCCCGTGCACCTGTTTCGCCAGCGGGTGCAGGGTAATGTGACCCTGCGCCTGTTCGTGGACAGCCTGGGTCGTGTGGTGACCGACAGCACGCAGGTCGTCGAATCCAGCGGTCAGGGTGCCTTCGACAGTGCGGCAGTCGTCGACGCGGCCCGTCTGCGTTTCCGGCCGGCCATGCAACGCGGCCGACCCCTGGCCGTCTCCCTGCTGTTTCCCGTGCACTATCGTCATCCCGAGGCCAGCGTGACGCCGAGCGCGATGCCGGATTCCGTGCGATAATGCGCACGATGATCCGTCAGGTGCTGCGTCTGCCTCCGGATCTTGCCAACACTCCCCTGTCTTCCCTGAACTGCCATGGCCGCTTCCCCCGTACTCAGCGCCGACTCCGTGGATGAACACCTGCGGCACCGCCGCCCCTATGACTCCGTGCTGGACACCATCGGGTGGACGCCGCTGATCCGCCTGTCGCGTGTGGCGCGCGGTATCCGTACGCCGGTGTTCGGCAAGGCGGATTTCTTCAATCCCGGCGGCAGTGTGAAGGACCGCATCGGCATGCCGATGATCGAGTCACATGAACGCGCCGGCACGCTCAAGCCGGGTGGCACCATCGTGGAAGCCACGAGCGGCAATACGGGCGTGGGGTTGGCCATCGCCGCGGCGCTCAAGGGCTACAAGTGCATTTTCACCATGCCGGACAAGATGAGTCAGGAGAAGGTGCGCCTGCTCAAGGCGTTCGGCGCTGAGGTCATCATCACGCCCACCGCGGTGCCGCCTGATCATCCGCAGAACTACGTGCAGATGGCCAAGCGCATCGTGTCGGAAACGCCGGGCGCGGTGCTGGCGGGTCAGTTCGAGAATCCGTCCAATCCCGCGGCGCATGTCGCCACCACCGGACCCGAGTTGTGGGAGCAGACGGGTGGTCGCATCACGCATTTTGTGGCCGGAGCGGGTACCGGCGGCACCATCAGCGGTGTGGCGCGCTACCTCAAGAGCAAGAATCCCAACATCAAGATCATCGCCGCCGATCCGCAGGGCAGCGTGCTGGCGGAGCTGTGGCGCACGAAAGGCGAGGGGCATCCCACCGGCGCGCCGTACAAGGTGGAAGGGGTGGGACAGGACTGTGTGCCGGCCACGCTCGACATGGACGTGATCGACGAGTTCATCAGCGTGGGCGACAAGGACGCGTTCAACATGGCGCGTCGCCTCACGCGTGAAGAAGGTCTGTTCGTGGGTGGCAGCGCCG
The sequence above is a segment of the Gemmatimonas sp. UBA7669 genome. Coding sequences within it:
- the mutS gene encoding DNA mismatch repair protein MutS, with product MSGSGTPLMQQYRDIKARHQDAILFFRMGDFYEMFYDDAETASRVLGLTLTSRNNGGAAEVPLAGIPVKAAADYLRRLVSHGHRVAICEQVEDPKLAKGIVKREVIETITPGAVFADDLLDGSRANYVVAIAAGRDTMGRSAGRDASADLARDMVGVAAADLSTGELRLFVVTPADVSPVLARLAPRELLRVRNSEDAVLEAALATLDRVLITERDGWEFDAQLAADELARQYAVQSLEGFGLGVSDNAAIGAGGALLRYLRELQPGGLPHLARPVVERPGGIMPLDEMTRRNLELVESLRGGESRGDASGTLLSVLDVTTTPMGHRLLRQWLLAPLLARDAIEARLDAVTVLVRDPVGRTTLRDALDGVRDVERLASKAAAGRATPRELRALGDSLTRLPQVADAVRRVLAHGNQGGASGGVLAGMLHHWDDGADHAARIVATLVERPPLAIGEEDTIAHGVDAELDELRELRDGGKDAIATIQQQERARTGIASLKVGYNKVFGYYLEISNANRHLVPDDYQRRQTLTGAERYVTPALKTYEEKVLSAAERIETRERELFDALRRDVGGAVARWQEVARRVATIDVLAAFADVAEREHYVRPELHEGFALDIVAGRHPVVERMMPREKFIPNDLQLSDEAQLIVLTGPNMAGKSTILRQIGLIQLLAQVGAYVPARRARLPIVDRVFTRVGASDNLVRGQSTFMVEMSETSAILHTATRHSLVLLDEIGRGTSTYDGVSIAWSVSEHLHDAIGCKTVFATHYHELTQLESELAGVKNFTVAVREVGDQVLFLHRLIPGGADRSYGIEVGRLAGLPAPVISRAKEVLALLEGEGEQMAARLTAEGMQAPLSTRRRGPRLKHQRHVDQLGFFEAPSASDPALAQLADAVEALDPEHMTPMQALSTLASLKESLHKKASV
- the mug gene encoding G/U mismatch-specific DNA glycosylase; amino-acid sequence: MPRTAALPRETGAPPRPSKADLAAAVHKTVPDLVAPGLSVLFCGINPGLYTAALGHHFARPGNRFWPALHGAGFTPRLFKPWEERELLPLGYGITNMVARTTAAASELTADEYVAGGQRLTRLVRDYQPRVVAFMGIGAYRTAFARPKAQLGLQPERLAEAALWALPSPSGLNANHSLADLIALLRALRDWVTTS
- a CDS encoding glutaminyl-peptide cyclotransferase is translated as MPILSTLRRSRAASLMILFATLGLVGTAGAFGACSDTERAADDTAPDSTSAPIVRTPTYGYEIVATYPHDPKAFTQGLQWHDGRLFESTGQVKESNLREVELTTGRVLRQQDLEEPYFGEGIVILGDELFQITWQNGKAFTYNPKTFARQKTFSYDGEGWGLTTDGSAVIMSNGSSTLIYRDPATFKALKAITVTDKGVPVSQLNELEWVKGEIWANVWQSEQIARIDPATGNVLGWIDLTGILPAMDRSGNEDVLNGIAYDAAQDRIFVTGKYWSRLFHIRLTPKS
- a CDS encoding Ig-like domain-containing protein, producing the protein MAHRLLRRLVPVLVATLGLAGCGGGGDAAGPGPVPTNIRVQAGNQQTGVVATALSTPLLVVVTDANNRPVANRRVDWDVGPGSGSANPTSSSTNSRGEATTVWTLGNFAGTGRLTAQVTGVNPTTFTATVLPGTAARVVATPDALALGVGDTLRIRAAVRDQFGNDLPNQDISFSSLQPGVATVNGNGLVAAVAPGTTGVIASSAGRADTVPVTVGSAGSSLCGNLMPEVLSLGQVLHPASTSGAVRLCLQSPDGVNGEYALTLISTSASFGSATVSDVLGLGTTGQLTASFGASAQAGSTTSPLLSGGWMEAPQAATAADADAAWQVEADRRALERRVLTPLAADAREWWAERETTRRLRPSSVAEAKVGDVLRLNVNANSACSNADLRSARVAAVGTNAIIATDTDNPSGGYTDAEYAGILATFDTLVFPLDTTAFGAPSNISQYGKIILLYTRAVNALTPANSGFTIGGFFFARDLYPKTARNGVPACAASNENEMFYLLVPDPNGVVNSNRRTKDEVTLLNLTTIAHELQHLINSSRRLYVNTGAALNEETWLDEGLSHVAEELLYLRVSRYTIRQNLTLSDVGGTTDRANNFRNYASQNFSRLYNFLIAPEINSPYAPNDSLATRGAIWNFLRFASGRQGAAGESAFLRALVNSRTVGVSNLQGVLTTGRFADYLRDWTVSLIADDFSTATTAALATGYINPTWNFRSIFPGLRFSGGAALGVYPIATRTLLGGSPQRIRLAGGTSSYLRFSVPAGQRAVISVGANGAAPPTDVRISLVRLR
- a CDS encoding energy transducer TonB; the encoded protein is MSMGSCGAGRRAGRVLLLLIPLMTAACSERTRVVRSGADGWFRTGLPDEQPQMTNSELPFRYPVHLFRQRVQGNVTLRLFVDSLGRVVTDSTQVVESSGQGAFDSAAVVDAARLRFRPAMQRGRPLAVSLLFPVHYRHPEASVTPSAMPDSVR
- a CDS encoding pyridoxal-phosphate dependent enzyme; the encoded protein is MAASPVLSADSVDEHLRHRRPYDSVLDTIGWTPLIRLSRVARGIRTPVFGKADFFNPGGSVKDRIGMPMIESHERAGTLKPGGTIVEATSGNTGVGLAIAAALKGYKCIFTMPDKMSQEKVRLLKAFGAEVIITPTAVPPDHPQNYVQMAKRIVSETPGAVLAGQFENPSNPAAHVATTGPELWEQTGGRITHFVAGAGTGGTISGVARYLKSKNPNIKIIAADPQGSVLAELWRTKGEGHPTGAPYKVEGVGQDCVPATLDMDVIDEFISVGDKDAFNMARRLTREEGLFVGGSAGMIAHAALTVARRLDDPDALVVTFLCDTGERYLSKVFNDEWMRENQLLDAPMQSIESVLGSKDASAPAIVSVTPGATVRQAIRLMALHNVSQVPVMDGTVCVGSVAESQLTSRSLADAKVLDQTVSDVMDQPFPVVEAEAPVDSVAKLLSKSNRAVLMRKDGVVQGIVTRYDVLEHLMHR